From Thermoflavifilum aggregans, a single genomic window includes:
- a CDS encoding diacylglycerol kinase family protein — protein MQNHSSFSLKARIQSFAFAFAGLFQLVRKEHNARIHLLATAAVLAAGLLLHIGRADWLAVVMATGLVWCAEAFNSAIEKLTDQVSPEWNVQAKYIKDVAAAAVLIAAITAVVVACLVFIPRLQAL, from the coding sequence ATGCAAAATCATTCATCCTTTTCGCTGAAGGCACGTATACAAAGCTTTGCATTTGCATTTGCCGGTCTTTTTCAGCTGGTCCGCAAAGAACATAATGCACGGATTCATCTGCTGGCCACAGCGGCGGTATTGGCTGCCGGATTGTTGTTGCATATCGGCCGGGCCGACTGGCTCGCTGTGGTGATGGCTACAGGCCTGGTGTGGTGTGCCGAAGCTTTCAATAGTGCCATAGAAAAATTAACTGATCAGGTATCGCCGGAATGGAATGTACAGGCCAAATACATTAAAGATGTAGCTGCTGCTGCCGTATTGATTGCAGCAATAACAGCAGTAGTAGTTGCTTGCCTGGTATTTATTCCCAGACTGCAGGCGTTATAA